Genomic DNA from Schistocerca americana isolate TAMUIC-IGC-003095 chromosome 6, iqSchAmer2.1, whole genome shotgun sequence:
TTTTGTATTATTGATTTTGTTCTTATCTTCGGATGAAATAATGCTATGCTACAGAGTAAACATGGCAGTTATGATGAAATCTTGTAATCAAATAAAGAAATGGTTGTTTGGTGAATCTGGTAATGACAGCTGTGATGCAGATCCTATTACATACCAGAGAATACATCAGTTACTGAAAATACTCCCAAGTTTGGCTTAGCATTATATTGCTACCTGTCTTAATTCACATGGGTTAGGCAtaacatttattaaaatttaggTGACTTCACTCTTGTTAAGagtacataaatttaatgtaaaatATATCAGTGAATGCTTGCAAAACTGTTAGTCTCTCTTCCATTTCACCTTTTAACAACAGAAAAGCCTGTTATACATGTGTTTGAAGGTTAGCATTGTTTTTGTCCTGACATTAAATGCTGTTGGTTAGTGTCATTTTTATCCCATCTTAGTCCTCTACAATTGTTGGTTTTATTTTTGAGAAGTAGGTAGCAGGTCACCACATCCTACACTAGATTGACCACTTCACACCAGAAAAAGGAAAGACCTGTTGCTAAGAAGACAAGAAACAAGTGTAGATGAAATGAAGGCGGGCCATACAGAAACTATAAAGGGGAGTTCCTGGACACTCTGTTGACGAACTGTGTAGTTGTCCACTGAAATCTGAAGGAAAAACTGTTTAATGTGAAGAACGACATTTTTAATTGTCTCTGGAATCTGGAGAACTTGGACATACaaaattcatatttattttgtCTTATAAATgtccttctcaggtattgttgaaaggaaagtgtgagtattagttgaggacaaattggatgaaaatcagtgtgggttaggcctcgtagaggttgtcaggaccagatctttagcttacggcaaataatggagaagtgtttagagtggaacagggaattgtatctatgctttatagatctagaaaaggcgtatgaccggtttcctaggaggaagttattgtctgttctacgagattatggaataggaggcaaacttttgcaagcaattaaaggtctttacatagatcgTCAGGTAGCAgttagttgacggtaaattgagttcatggttcaaagtagtttcaggggtaagacaatgctgcaacctgtctccactgttgttcatattatttatggatcatatgttgaaaacaatagactggctgggtgaggttaagatatgtgaaaacaaaataagcagtcttacatatgcggatgacttagttgtgatggcagattcgattgaaagtttgcaaagtaatatttcagagctagatcagaaatgtaaggactatggtatgaagattagcatctccaaaacgaaagtgatgtcagtgggaaagagagataaacggattgggtgccaaataggaggaacaaagttaggacAGGTGGACGGTtttaagtacttaggatgcatattctcacaggatggcaacatagtgaaagaactggaagagaggtgtagcaaagctaatgcagtgagcactcagctacaaTTTACTctgttctgcaagaaggaagtcagtaccaagactaagttatctgtgcaccgttcagtctttcgaccaactttgttgtatgggagcgaaagctgggtggattcaggttaccttatcaataaggttgaggttacggatatgaaattgctaggatgattgcaggtactagtagatgggaacaatggcaggagggtgctcacaatgaggaaatcaaagaaaaactggaaatgaactctatagatgtagcagtcaggacgaacaggcttagacggtggggtcatgttacacgcataggagaagcaaggttacccaagagactcgtgggtttagcagtagagggtaggaagagtcggggtagaccaaggagaaggtacctggactcggttaagaatgattttgggcGTAATAGGCTTATCATCAGAAGAgggaccaatgttagcactgaataggggatcatggaggaattttataagggggactatgctccagactgactGCTGAAAGTCATAATCagtctttgatgatgatgatgatgatgatgatgacataaaTGTCCAGTGAAAAGGCGGTATGGTCAGATCTCACCACAATTTTGTCATAAGCAGAAGTCCTACAATTTAAACATCAGTATAGAAGAGCAGTTGCAGCATGTGTGCAAAAAGTCTTTCCTTGGTGGTCCATGATGTTCAACACACCAGTGGCTGTTTGAACAATGTATTTAAACAAGTTAAGTTGCAatataacaatattgtgaaaaggaaagttgctactcaccatgtagtggagatgctgagttacagataggcacaataaaaagactgttgcAGAATAAGCTTTCGGCctataaggcctttgtcaaaaatagatgacacacagacacacacacacacacacacacacacacacacacacacacacacacacacacacacacacacccatgcgcgcgcgcacacacgcatgcgcgcgcgcgcgcgcgcgcgcacacacacacacacacacacacacacacacacacacacacacacacacagccagagactgcagttgtgtgtgtgtgtgtgtgtgtgtgtgtgtgtgatctatctTTGacattttggccaaaagcttattctgcgatcgtctttttgttgtgcttatctgcaactcagcatctcactaaatggtgagtagcgacgttccttttcataatattgctacattccattctgcattttccattgtttgatttaagttGCATTGCTCGGTCAATACGATCAAAGGAGAAAACATGAAAATTGTCCAAATCATATTCCTGAAACATACCTTTGTACCACACACATTATAGCTAAATGCAAAAACCAGATAAAATATATTTTAGTAGCGATTCAAATATAACAGCACTATATTGCGATTATCTTGTGAGGTACTGTTAAGAAAGAAGGATTCAGTCTGTCAGTCAAGACAAATACAGGCAGCTATTCTGTCAGCCTTATTATATTGGATTTCAACTACCAAAGTCAGAGATTTGCAATACTTGTGATAAACTGCTCATTACACTCAGAAGTTCTATGAGTACTGAAGGTGGGAAGAAAAAAAGGCCCTTAAAGAAAAAGAGCTGCACATGAGAAGAGCTGAAGCTTTGAGGTAATAACTTCAAGAATTGAGTGCTGAAGCAAAAGAAAACCTGGAAAATATACATACAGTTTCTATTGTAGCCACTCTTATAAGGCCATAAGCCATgattgtaaataattttgttacttttttttgtataattgTGAATCATTTAAGGGCAATAATAAGTAGTGTACTAAGAATTTCTAGGTATAAGAAGTTACATCAACTTTTGTTTTGTGTAAGTCAATAAATTCAAGATAATAGTGTCTCAATCTCATTTTGTCAATTTATCTCAGCTCATCTTGTCTCACGTCGTTACCTGGCGTGTGTAAGTGCTTATTGTGAAACTATATAGTGTAAAGGTATTCAAAGCTTTAATTACAGAAGTACCTTCCATTTTATCTGAAAGTAATTATCTTTGTGAGAGGGAAAAGTTTTATTATTAAAaaggaatgttttaattttttaaatggaatcaggGAAGTGAGGTAGGAAATTTCAGTGGACACAGATTTATTCAGAGCCTGAAATGGtcaattttttaataaaactgaatgaaaaattaACATAGGTATAGGATCTTAGACTGCCAGCATCAATGAACGTTGACTTTATAACAACTCGCAAAAATATCTTTTCACGTGAAAATTACAGCCCAACAGGAATAGTTACAAAGTTGGAACATTTCAAGGAGCTGTTAAATCCATGAAGATAACAAAGAGGAACAGGTGAGCGATGTTCGGGAGGAAGTCAtagcaggattcctggtgtcaagatagatatacgagggctgttttttttttttttttttttcaaaacaattgaggcacttgtcataccgtgacaAGCTTTTCGATGCCTTCCTCGAAGAATGTTGCCGCCAGAGAGGAGCTGCGCAATCGCATGACGTGTAGGTCCGGCCCCTCCCTACCTCTTACTTGCTTAGATGGACGATCGGAGGTTGGAAAAAATAAAACAGCCCTCGTAGATAAACTAGAGGAAGTGAGAATAAATGCTTGGAGTATGGAAGAACCTCTGTCTGTAGAGAAGCAGTTGGTAGAGTGTTTCAACTTGTTTTTCTACCTGGGTATTGTGGTGACAGATGATGGTGGAGCTAGAAAAGATATGAGGACATAAAGTAGGCTAATGCTGCCTTTATACAACTGTAGCCAATGTGACAAAACAGAAAcaccacatacaaaacaaaattcatattttaatacaaatgtgaaggctatCCTTCTATACGCCAATGAAAGTTGGAAAGTAGACAAGACAAGAATGTAACGTCATAGTTACAGAGCTTCACAAACAGGTGTCTCTGGCACACCATGAAAATTTTGTGGCCAGAAAAAATAGACTGGAAAATAAACAAGACATGTCTCGAAATCTAGATATGTGAAAAAAAGTGGAGTTGGTTGGGGCACCACTGAGAAAGCCAGCAGAGCTGTGGAGAAGAaggcattggaatggaatccctaAGGTACAAGAAAGAGAGGCAGCCCTAGAGGTACAGGGAAGAGGGCAGGGGAAGCGAAAGTGAGAAGAATTGGCAAGAGCTGGTTGAAACTGAGGGATAGCCAAAGACTGAGGTGGATAGCAATGTCGCCTGGATGCCCCGTGCCCCCAAAGTGGCcaaaggaattaagttaatttcttAATTTTAATGTGTGCTATTTGTTGGGAAGAGGGTGTTTGTACGAATGAATCCATTTACTTTAatgcattttaatattttatcAGCACCTTTACTTATTCATTTTGTAGAGTAATGTATATATGTTCACATCGTGGTTTATATTTTGCGTTAATGTTGACTGTgatccccattaaaaaaaaaaaaaaaaaggaaaggaagttgGTTGCTGTGATCTGTAGACTTGGTGATtcactgcttcttttttttttttttttttttttttttttttttttttttttttttttttttttttttttttttttttaaaaaattaggttCATTGGTAAATTAAAGGTTAGAGTGCTATTTCACAACTAGTGGCTTTCTAAAATTTCCTTATTTGAAGCATTAAAATAATAGGTGGTGTTCTTTCTATTTCAGATGTGACAGTAACACTTGGCCCTGAATTTGATCTGCCTGACCAGCCCTTTAGCAAGATAAATGTTTTACTGTGTGATTGTAAGGCTATACTTGGAGTTTATTGGAAAATTCCTCCCCCTGATAAACCACAGTTTACAAAAAAATACTTACTAAATGGAGACAAACTACTCAGGTAAAACAAACACAGAGGAGATTCTGTTCATTCATATTTGTTGATTGATTGATTTGTTCTCATACTGTGTTCTATAAATCCCATTGTGATGGAAAGCACTCTTGGATGTGGAAGGAATCAATGTATACATTAACAGCCAGAAACAGCCACTGCACTGTATTTCAGTAAAGTAAAATAATGACAAATTATGACTTGTGCTAAAGTACTCATATAATGACAAAATTATAGGAATTGCACACAGAAGTTCTGTTAGCATATTGGAGGGGGGTATAGTGGTTTGTTGTGAAATGACCATGATGTGTAGTGAGGTTCAGTAAAATGCAGTTGTGAGTAGGGACACTGCTACTACtgtaaatacaaaaaatattcGTGTTCTTATAAATGTGCAAGATAAGTGACAAAATTAATTTTCTATCTAGAATTGAGACAGTAAAGTTGAAGGCAATATGTAAACTCGATTTCTGTTATgtgaatgaataaaattattacAATAACAGGATTATAATTTCAGTGATAAAATTTTGCTTGAACAGTATCCATAACATCTAAGTATttgaattaattgaaaaccagccTCTGACCACAGAAAAGTAGCAAGTTAAGTGTTGATCTTTTTCTGTGTGTTGCTAATAGTATATTATTAAATTTTGCGTGTGTTTCTctatttaagaggtttaatcttgaCTTTttataagtgtaaattcattcaatgTGTAGCActatagttgctcactgaacagccagctacatagctcattaacacATCAGGAgagtagcaagttgcatatctaggattgtctgcttttttagttcacttcttcagttagtcttgctaagaTGTGTGCATTCTATGTGCCGATGctggaggagctggctgcagtctGTGAACAGCTGAATGTActtttggctacggtcagtcaCCTCCAGGCTGTTGCCTCTGGGTGTAGCGGTGGCAGAGAATCTGGCATGTCGCATGGGACACCTTAGATGTTGCTTGTTCTGTCCATGGGCTCAGCTTCAGAGGCACCTCCCAGTGCACCTGACACATTGGATCTGCCCTCGCAGCAGGGTGAGTGGCAGGTGGTAAGGTGTTAACgttgctcgaggcggagggccagtgTGGAGACTGGCCACCTGGCCTaactgtgagtggacaggtggctgctCATTCAGCAAGGTATGAGCAGACATACGGGAGAAGGGGTTTACTTGTTGTGATTTTGTAGACTTTCCCGGCATAATAActgctgatattcttcacgggtttgcagccagaTCATGTCATCATCCAGACCTAATATTTTGGTGGACCagctggccaccatcttcaggtgagttaatgctcgtgcactgcctcgctggaaactgaattccagccacaacgatGGAAACCTTTATACACCACGGACAGAGCACTGCGCGTGCGTGAGATGATGGGCAGCCGCCTCCTAGGCAAGTAGACACGCATTGTGCCACTGAGAGAAGACAGCAGAAATGATAAATCGCAACAGCACTGGTTGGAAGAATCCAATGATtgaaaagaagaccgttgttgtttaatgttGGACAAAATTGGATTCCACACCTTACTTAGAAgaaaacctttatccctgttaataatattacttgataatctaatttcagtggattctttaagaacacattcccaGTAGCGGAAAGCAGGAGCgatcaattgtgtcttgtcatacgTCATCCTTTGTCCTTTGTTAAGGCAGTGTTCCGCACTTCCGACTTCTCAGGTTGGAACATCCGAGTGTGCCAATGATGTTCCACACACCAGTCctgaatagtttgaccaatatacttctttccacagtgacacggaatttcataaaccccggGCTTCCTCAAGCCCAAATCATCTTTAACTGAGCCAAGAAGGGCTCTAGTCTCGGCCACCGGCGTAAAAACACTTTTAGtatcatattttcttaaaattcttgaagTTTTGGATGATATACTTCCCGCAAAGGGTAAATGAGCAACAGCTTCAAAAATATCCTCTATTGGCTCGTGTGACAGACCAAATGAAGAGCAAGGCATATTTGTTGTTCCATACatccattctgtttaaaaacaatcttcaaatgaTAAAGTTCTCCTTTCAAATGTTCCTCgtcagaaatggcataagctcttttcaCCAGAGTCCGCAAAACTCCACTacattggtgtggtggatgacagctgGTCACATGAAGATAGTGGTCAGTATGAGTAGTTTTCCGATAAACACAGTGTCCAaaagtcccatcatcctttctttgaactaaaacatcaagaaatggaagtttaccatcactttcaatttccatagtaaattgaatACTACGATGTAGACGGTTAAAATGATCTAACAAGCAATTGAAAGAatccattccatgtggccaaaccataaaaatgtcatcaacgTAGCTAAAAAAAACATTTTGGTTTAAGAAACAAAGTTCTGAGTGCcatgtcctcaaagtcttccataaaaaggttggcgactATGGGGGACAGTGGattccccatagccactccgtcagtttgctcaaaatatacatcattaaaaagaaaatacgttgaaGTCAGCACATAATGACATAACTTGGTGGTTTCTTCACCTAATTTCTCACCGATTAGTAACAGGGACTCTTAAAGAGGAATGcgagtaaagagagaaataacaTCAAAGCTGATGAGCAAGCCAGAAGGACCACAGTAATCGTTGGATAAAGTCGGACGAATTTGATatgtgatgttcacattttccCACATATGACCTGAGGactgaagctaaatatttggcCAAATTATAGGTAGgggcacccaagttgctgacaatgggACGCAGAGGAATATCACTCTTATGAATCTTAAGTAAACTATAATATCTCGGAGGAACCGCcgcaccaggatgaagtttcttgATGACATCACTAGGTAAGGAACTCTTCTTTAAAAGTGAGAGTGTCTTCCGTTTTATACATTCCGTGGGATCATTTTTGATTTTTCGATAGGCGATTCCTCTAACAAAAGATCCATTTTGGCAACATAATTCTCATGTGAGAGGATAACAACAAATATGCCGTGCTCTTGAGTCTGGTCCATCACGCGAGCCAATAAAGGATACTTTTGAAGCTGTTACTTATTTACCCTTTGCGGAaagtatatcatccaaaatttcaagaattttgagaaaatatgatattaaaagaaTTTTTACGCCGGTGGCCAAGATTAGAGCCCTTCTTGGCTCAGGTAAAGATGATTTGGGCTTGAGGAAGCCTGGGGTTTATGAAATTTCGCGTCACTGTGGAAAGaactatattggtcaaactatttgAACCGGTGTGTGGAACATCATCGGCACACTCAGTTGTCCCAGCCTGAGAAGTCAGCAGTGCGGGACACTGCCTTAACAAAGGACAAaggatgatgtatgacaagacacaattgatcgctcctgcttctcgctattggcaatgtgttcttaaagaatccattgaaattagattatcaagtaatattattaacagggaaaaaggttttcctctaagtaaaatatggaatccgattttgtcagacattaaacaacaacggtcttctttttGATCACTGGATTCTTTTAActagtgctgttgcgatttatAGTTTCTGCTGTCTTCTCTCACCGGTGCGCTGCGTGTTTACTTGCCTAGGAGGCGCTGCCCATCATATCGTGCATGTGCATTGCTCTGTCCGTGGTGTATAAAGGTTTCCATCattgtggctggaattcagtttccagcgaggcagtgcacgagcattaaatcacctgaagatggcggttaGCTGGTCCGCTAAAATATTAGGTCTGGATGGCGACATGTTCTGGTTGCAAACCTGTGAAGAATATCGGGTTTACttgttattgggagctccagtgttaggcgtgttatggagctcagtctgccggggggcctcatctggGAAACTGAGGTGGCCTTGCCTATGGCTATCGAGCGTGCAAGGTGCAGTCATGGCTCACATTGGCACCGACGATGCCTGTTACATAggttctgaggtgatcctcagtttgtacaggcgaCTGGCAGAGGTGGTGGTGACTGCTGGCCTGGCACACAGGGTGCAAGTAGGACTTGCAATTTGCaacatcgttcccagagttgatcagggtcCTTGGATTTGAAGCAGAGTGGAGGgactcaaccaaaggcttcgtcaaaTCTGTAACGGtcgtggctgcagatttctagatgtGCATTATCGTGtgggggatttgtaggactcaccTTCATAGGTCAGGGGcggactacacaaaggaagcagctactcggatagcagagtacttgtggagtgcacatgaggaatTTTTAGGCTAGGtaatagtttgaggtgctgtgatGAACACTTGTCAGTCAATATGCAGCAAGGGGAGTCAAATGGTGTTCAGAATAAAAACACTTAGAtcttcaaaattttatcagtatactGTCGAGGTATTCGTAataaaagttcctgaatttactgctctccaggaaagttcttgcactcaattttttttttttgggaccaagagctggctgaaacctggaGTGGGAAGCtcagagatatttagcgagtcatcagtgtatgggtgctgatgactgcgATATTGAGCGCCTTCCAGATGCAGtaacaacaacaagagcaacaacaatttagcgagtcgtggaaaaAAATATCAGAAAGACATATTGGAGGCCATAGGAGGGGAGCGATCATTGCAAATGTCAAAAATATTGTCATTATTGAGGTTGAAgttgagtgtgatagtgaagttgtcTGGTCACGTGTAACAGGTGCAGGTAAAACCATGTCAATTGTTACATGTATTTACCGGCTACCTGATTATGCTGTGactgttctagagtcattcaaaggaagtctacagTACTAGTTGATGACTTAAACCAGCCAAGCATGGACTGGGGTGCCCATGGGTTCACTTTGGGGGGAGGGTTACAGacacagtcatgtgaaatacttttgaatatgttttctgaaaattgtcttaagaagctagctcagcagcccacaCATAATGGAAATATCTTACACCTTATAGTTACAGATAGGCTGGACCTTATTTACAGTATCAGTTGAGAAAAGGGGATTAATGATCGTGATGTCACTATAGCAACTTTGATtacgaaaattaataaatcaatcaagaaagctaggagagtgtttctgctagatagagcagataagcagttattagcatttcagttagacactgaattggcatcacttagttccagttagctggatgtagaggaattatgggcaaagtttaagcagattgtaaatcttgGTCTGAAGagatatgtgcctagtaagtggataaaggatggaaaagacccactatgctttaataatgaaattcagtggatgctgaggaagcagaggctgttccaCTCTATGTTCAAATGGAAATGCACAAATGACAACATGGGAAGGTTTGTGGAGACTTGTGCATCTGTGAAAAGGTCAAAGCGCAAAACATACAGCATTACTGCTGTCACaccttagcaattttacatacgaccagaattttctcagtttCTCTGTCAGATCATTTGCTAAGTGGGGCTAAGGTttctattcagtcccttgttgaccagtctggcgtgacagttgaagatagcaaaacgaaagccgaagttttaaatttcacattcaagaaatcattcacacacatTCGTGCAAACATACCACCATTGTGACTATTGGACAGACCCCGcgcccctacttaaacctaactaacctaaggacatcacacacatccatgcccgaggcaggattcgaacctgcgaccgtagcagtcccgcggttccgaatgTCCTTGCACTCTACATGTCTCATATGTATTACTTTTTGTTTAATTTTGCAGTGGTCATGGTTATAAGTGATAATGTTAAATTACCTAGCTTTGGTTGTTTTGTTGCAGGTATGCTTCTAGAAAGGGATTTATCGAAGCGCTAAAActggatgaagagattaaaaatcTCAGTGACAAAGTATCAAATTTAAACGACCAAGTTATGTTGTCACTTTGGGACATTGTGAGAATAAAAGAGGTATTGTGTCTTGTTGCAAATGATCCTGAACTGATGAACTTGCTCAAGTTAGATACCCCTTGGACAAATACATCCTGTGATGTGGACGATTTATAAGAATTGTTTGTAGACGTACCTTGTTTTATGTGACTGATGTTTTTACctgtataatttgttttattttaaattatatttactgaaatgtgtgCTTTATTGATGTTTCTTAGCTATGTGAGACAACTGGAGTTAATATCCTCAAATTAGTTGTGATTTAAAAATACTCAGAGAAATAGATTTGTAAATTTCTAATGAGGTGCTTTCATTGTGCTCTGTCATTGGCAGATAAGCATTAAACTGTTTCCCATTCTTGTGTGTTAGGACAACCTTAACTCATGGACATGATACATCAGGATTTTGTTTGAGAAGTAATTAAGGTGGTAGAGGTTATAAGAGTATGCTGTTGTCTCAAGAGTACGCTGGGTAAGTTTATATGGTTGCCAACACTGCTGATGGTATCTAATGTAATAGTCTAGTGTGTGTACAACAGCAGTTGAAGAATCCATATTGCCAATTGTTTACCCAGCTTTATTTAGAATTCACAGGGTAAAATGTTTTTTGTCCTTCCTATGTAAGTTTTGGAACTTCATATctctgtgtgtgtatttttgtttcCCATGTCACTTTATAGTACAGTCAGTTCGTAACAAAATGCTGTGGGTCATAGCTGTTTGTGCGAATGATGCTGACTCATGTAGCACCAATTCTCTAAAATTCTACACAGTTGGCCAAGAGAATCTAACAACAGAAAAAACCTCAGATAACGAAAAGTGAACTTTTTAATCAAGATGATGCGGGAAGTGATATTTTTCCCCTTTGTGGGACTGTTTAACCACCAACTGAATGTCCAGCAAAATCTGCTGAAGGACCTGATAAAGCTGCTGACTAAAGAGTAGTAACAGATAAATCCTTAGACCCTACAATGAGTATAGTAGTCCTTCTCGAATAGGACTACAGGTATTGAAAGTCCTATTTTTAGGTGTTCACGCAATTCTTTCATTTCCTCAATCGAggaaggaggggggcggggggggggggtgtttagaaGAGCAAACCTACATAAAAATCAGATAAGTACCTTTCCCTCATTCAGAAATTacttagaagaaaaagaaaatgaatatacttggaagaaaaagaaaaggaataaCAGGAAACATAGGATGCAAAATTGAAAGGAGTGGCAGAAAGAACTGTAAAGAAAAAGCAGAAAAcactttggtacagatttattaatgacatcttcatgatctggac
This window encodes:
- the LOC124619678 gene encoding uncharacterized protein LOC124619678 isoform X2, with the translated sequence METGALLVYQCRVCKYIVSDSSYLVPGNEELILVSHVTVTLGPEFDLPDQPFSKINVLLCDCKAILGVYWKIPPPDKPQFTKKYLLNGDKLLRYASRKGFIEALKLDEEIKNLSDKVSNLNDQVMLSLWDIVRIKEVLCLVANDPELMNLLKLDTPWTNTSCDVDDL
- the LOC124619678 gene encoding uncharacterized protein LOC124619678 isoform X1, whose translation is MAAAQYPKDGSVTIATISTGNQMPHQSFTLSVVIKVTDVTVTLGPEFDLPDQPFSKINVLLCDCKAILGVYWKIPPPDKPQFTKKYLLNGDKLLRYASRKGFIEALKLDEEIKNLSDKVSNLNDQVMLSLWDIVRIKEVLCLVANDPELMNLLKLDTPWTNTSCDVDDL